One Silene latifolia isolate original U9 population chromosome 4, ASM4854445v1, whole genome shotgun sequence DNA segment encodes these proteins:
- the LOC141652076 gene encoding LOB domain-containing protein 16-like has product MAAGPGSPCGACKFLRRKCASGCIFAPYFSSDQGPARFAAIHKVFGASNVSKLLLHLPVHDRCEAVVTIAYEAQARIRDPVYGCVAHIFALQQQVTYLQAQLMQAKAQLANNLVDNCNNIENQWSGASMHNNNYPSIQPPFQSQSCLTSSTTTIPIQNYINTPISPQSSLDSIDQQQGSHDHYGGVIQHKLEGIVGKKRSLNEMGELQELALRMMRN; this is encoded by the exons ATGGCAGCCGGGCCTGGATCTCCTTGTGGAGCATGCAAATTTTTGAGGCGAAAGTGCGCCTCCGGGTGCATTTTCGCCCCGTATTTTAGCTCCGATCAAGGTCCGGCTCGTTTTGCCGCTATTCATAAGGTATTTGGGGCTAGTAATGTGTCTAAACTACTCTTGCATCTACCGGTCCATGATCGATGTGAGGCTGTTGTTACTATTGCTTATGAAGCTCAAGCCCGGATTCGTGACCCGGTTTACGGTTGTGTTGCTCATATCTTTGCCTTGCAACAACAG GTAACATATTTACAAGCACAATTGATGCAAGCAAAGGCACAACTAGCAAACAATCTAGTAGACAATTGCAACAACATAGAAAATCAATGGAGTGGAGCATCAATGCACAACAACAACTATCCTAGCATTCAACCACCATTTCAATCCCAAAGTTGCCtaacatcatcaacaacaacaatacctatacaaaattacataaataccCCTATTTCACCTCAAAGTTCACTTGATTCAATTGACCAACAACAAGGTAGTCATGATCACTATGGAGGTGTAATTCAACACAAACTTGAGGGTATTGTTGGAAAGAAAAGATCACTTAATGAAATGGGTGAACTTCAAGAACTTGCACTTAGAATGATGAGaaattaa